The following are encoded in a window of Planctomycetaceae bacterium genomic DNA:
- a CDS encoding DUF3494 domain-containing protein, which yields MEGFFRNYGKSIVTAFLVVAVLAIGTSPAEIIDLGTAADFAVLGGSGVTNTGTSTFTGDVGSWPTPAITGITAEMVNGILYLAADPATDAAHTDLQAAYTAAQTAAGGVAGPADLGGTTLTPGVYVYAAAAPWTAGNLTLDALGDSSAQWIFQIGSTLITPEGAMVSLVNGASAGNVFWQVGSSATIGGTNAFVGNILAQASISLGGGTLNGRALAIDGAVTISAAETIIIPEPATMSILGFGMLSLIRRKK from the coding sequence ATGGAAGGTTTTTTTAGGAATTATGGAAAAAGTATTGTAACAGCATTTCTGGTGGTAGCTGTGCTGGCCATAGGTACATCGCCGGCCGAGATAATAGATCTGGGTACGGCGGCTGACTTCGCAGTGCTTGGCGGCAGTGGTGTGACTAATACCGGCACGTCAACTTTTACCGGAGATGTAGGCAGTTGGCCGACACCGGCAATAACCGGAATCACGGCTGAAATGGTCAATGGCATCCTGTACCTTGCCGCTGACCCTGCAACAGACGCTGCCCATACGGATTTGCAAGCTGCATACACCGCAGCGCAAACCGCTGCCGGCGGCGTGGCAGGACCTGCGGACTTGGGCGGAACGACCCTCACTCCGGGAGTGTATGTCTATGCTGCCGCTGCACCCTGGACTGCCGGAAATCTTACGCTGGATGCTTTAGGAGATTCCAGTGCACAGTGGATTTTCCAGATTGGCAGCACCCTGATAACACCTGAAGGCGCAATGGTGTCTTTAGTCAATGGTGCATCGGCCGGCAATGTGTTTTGGCAGGTAGGCAGTTCCGCAACCATTGGCGGTACCAACGCTTTCGTTGGGAACATCCTCGCACAGGCAAGCATTAGCCTGGGTGGTGGTACCCTGAACGGGCGGGCATTGGCCATAGACGGTGCGGTAACGATTAGCGCCGCGGAGACCATAATTATTCCGGAACCGGCAACAATGAGTATTCTTGGTTTTGGTATGTTGAGTTTAATCAGAAGAAAGAAATAG
- a CDS encoding PEP-CTERM sorting domain-containing protein, with the protein MKKVITICAVVGLIMVACGMVQATTATFTAADVKAAVGSLSDSSNQWGLWAVRAIPVITGGSFTITGSSTNQAGWGSIAPSTYSWSGYGTNCAWFYDESGSEVSGNPANPLYVVIDKPADTFTSYSGNTVTAVDNSTVFSFNFTLSSGAIWNGQVNFLVDGSKYTAGTISLPGTWVADFFGNYDTAGGLTGNTGVGYTTVPEPATMSLLAIGALSLIRRKK; encoded by the coding sequence ATGAAAAAAGTAATTACGATTTGTGCAGTAGTAGGTTTGATTATGGTTGCATGTGGTATGGTTCAGGCCACGACAGCAACATTTACCGCCGCAGACGTGAAAGCCGCGGTCGGATCTTTAAGTGATTCGAGCAATCAATGGGGATTATGGGCTGTAAGAGCTATACCTGTAATCACAGGCGGCAGTTTCACAATTACAGGCAGCAGCACGAATCAGGCTGGTTGGGGGTCGATTGCTCCGAGTACCTATAGTTGGTCAGGATACGGCACAAACTGCGCATGGTTCTATGATGAGAGTGGTTCTGAGGTATCGGGCAATCCTGCAAATCCGCTTTATGTAGTAATTGACAAACCGGCGGATACATTTACGAGCTATTCTGGCAATACTGTTACCGCAGTAGATAACTCAACTGTTTTTTCATTTAATTTTACGCTGTCTTCTGGAGCTATTTGGAATGGACAGGTGAATTTCTTGGTAGATGGTAGTAAATATACAGCGGGGACTATTTCTTTACCAGGCACATGGGTTGCGGATTTCTTCGGTAACTATGATACCGCAGGTGGGTTGACAGGTAATACTGGAGTGGGCTATACCACTGTTCCCGAACCTGCAACAATGAGTTTGCTCGCTATTGGCGCGTTGAGTTTAATTCGCAGAAAAAAATAA
- a CDS encoding PEP-CTERM sorting domain-containing protein has product MKNLLTICAIIGMVLAVNGLAQAAETTWEVATVQGLNQFSISPDGSLLHYDQQPRNTNEWYWYNNNGSPAGTLATGGFQTPNGYRDGSRTFATTNVAVGQTLNNIKLAFDYKTALGYVTINYFLTDGNGKFGIFAPTSLGIAGVSTTQVVDSEWSRITLDLTAAIPDSTSVAMYEHNGLAVDKVEPFTTMQWGDIKDLTIAGMYDYQRSPSLGWDYWGEMFDQINTAGNSTIINGYGMALIWGDTVGNTTYATQSREIRNLVVSFDGTDYTGTFESAQIPEPATMAMLGLGALSLIRRKK; this is encoded by the coding sequence ATGAAAAATTTGTTAACAATTTGTGCAATAATAGGAATGGTTTTGGCAGTTAATGGTTTGGCACAGGCAGCAGAAACCACGTGGGAAGTAGCAACAGTTCAGGGTCTGAACCAATTTTCTATAAGCCCTGACGGTTCGTTACTGCATTATGACCAGCAACCTCGCAATACTAATGAATGGTACTGGTATAATAATAATGGCAGTCCTGCGGGTACTTTGGCCACAGGCGGTTTTCAAACTCCAAATGGTTATCGTGATGGTTCGCGTACATTTGCCACGACAAATGTTGCCGTTGGGCAAACTCTGAATAACATAAAACTTGCATTTGATTATAAAACTGCTCTTGGCTATGTAACCATTAATTACTTTTTAACTGATGGAAACGGCAAATTTGGTATCTTTGCTCCTACGTCATTGGGCATCGCAGGTGTAAGTACAACTCAAGTTGTCGATAGTGAGTGGAGCAGAATTACCCTGGATTTGACCGCAGCCATACCAGACTCAACAAGCGTTGCGATGTATGAACACAATGGACTTGCTGTTGATAAAGTTGAACCATTTACTACGATGCAGTGGGGGGATATAAAAGACCTTACTATTGCCGGTATGTATGATTATCAGCGAAGTCCGTCTCTCGGCTGGGATTACTGGGGCGAAATGTTTGACCAGATTAATACCGCAGGAAATTCCACAATTATCAATGGTTATGGTATGGCGCTGATTTGGGGCGATACAGTCGGAAACACAACTTATGCAACTCAATCCCGTGAAATCAGAAATCTTGTCGTTTCATTCGACGGTACAGATTATACCGGAACATTTGAAAGCGCACAGATTCCCGAACCGGCAACGATGGCTATGCTTGGTCTTGGCGCATTAAGTTTAATTCGCAGAAAGAAATAA
- a CDS encoding PEP-CTERM sorting domain-containing protein: MKKLITICLVTILAVSQYGMAATDFFASTNELGYQGTIWNITDGTGTSTTSTPRNANLYTSINSPYVDAGYEGNYNELLSSWWEHSPSNQNDSFLQLAEEITTPSVTSAAASWDATKTIFTVTVSGTNAPYPWSRMWQPDNGVAWGVTFTNYTYTFTATFSEAAALDEYGWLINTVLPDTIVGSFSGQFIVTADIDKNPITDGDIYGFDIAFSKAMFTTDGGSYGEITPASYFATPEPATMGLLGFGVLSLIRRKK; encoded by the coding sequence ATGAAAAAGTTAATTACAATTTGTTTGGTAACCATTTTAGCAGTCAGCCAATATGGCATGGCAGCAACAGATTTTTTTGCCTCTACCAATGAACTTGGCTATCAAGGTACAATTTGGAACATTACAGATGGAACAGGCACTTCGACAACATCTACACCGCGCAATGCAAACTTATACACATCAATTAATTCTCCGTATGTAGATGCTGGTTACGAAGGGAATTATAATGAACTTTTGAGTAGTTGGTGGGAGCATTCACCCAGCAATCAAAATGATTCCTTTCTTCAGTTGGCTGAAGAAATTACCACTCCAAGCGTAACAAGTGCAGCCGCAAGCTGGGATGCAACAAAAACAATTTTTACCGTTACCGTCAGTGGAACAAATGCTCCTTATCCATGGAGCCGTATGTGGCAGCCGGACAACGGAGTTGCATGGGGTGTAACATTTACAAATTATACATATACATTTACGGCTACTTTTTCAGAAGCAGCTGCTTTAGATGAATACGGCTGGCTTATAAATACCGTATTGCCAGACACTATTGTCGGTTCATTTAGCGGCCAGTTTATTGTTACTGCCGATATAGACAAAAATCCAATAACCGACGGTGATATTTACGGTTTCGATATCGCATTTTCAAAAGCTATGTTTACAACTGACGGCGGCAGTTACGGCGAAATCACACCGGCAAGTTATTTTGCGACCCCCGAACCTGCAACGATGGGTCTGCTTGGATTTGGTGTATTGAGTTTAATCAGAAGAAAAAAATAA
- a CDS encoding PEP-CTERM sorting domain-containing protein has product MKKLITVFAIVLIVSVIASAADVAGWNAFVIRNSNSGAIAPTIADVADGFKQFDVQLSGQKAGWGTNSMNELTIGDIEAVSIEGVPSGVYGPYMNIWVTDGLGGYAVLSNEPSHTLEWGTSGPHNTIWDILQDATTWVYEVSGTQGFKLPNGTTTYANLPAGTTIPHFTFSDFAGYTIATPSSHWGGGGAPDDLNAGTYTAYGFNWIFGDTDDNYSNIYTVKNPTLVPEPTTMAILGLGALSLIRRKK; this is encoded by the coding sequence ATGAAAAAGTTAATTACAGTTTTTGCAATAGTATTAATAGTAAGTGTCATAGCTTCAGCAGCAGATGTAGCAGGTTGGAACGCTTTTGTAATTCGTAATTCAAATAGTGGCGCCATAGCCCCAACAATAGCAGATGTAGCCGATGGTTTTAAACAATTTGATGTTCAGCTTAGTGGCCAAAAAGCTGGATGGGGTACTAACTCAATGAATGAATTAACCATTGGAGATATTGAAGCCGTTAGTATTGAAGGCGTTCCATCAGGAGTTTATGGTCCATATATGAATATTTGGGTTACTGATGGATTAGGTGGATATGCCGTTCTTTCAAATGAGCCAAGTCATACTTTGGAGTGGGGTACTTCTGGGCCGCATAATACAATATGGGACATTTTGCAGGATGCAACAACATGGGTTTATGAGGTCAGCGGTACTCAAGGATTCAAACTACCTAACGGCACAACAACTTATGCAAACCTTCCTGCTGGCACAACAATTCCTCATTTTACGTTCAGTGATTTTGCAGGTTATACAATTGCTACTCCATCAAGCCATTGGGGCGGCGGCGGTGCTCCAGATGATCTGAATGCCGGTACATATACGGCTTATGGTTTCAACTGGATATTCGGCGATACCGATGATAATTATTCAAATATTTATACAGTTAAAAACCCAACTCTTGTTCCTGAACCAACAACAATGGCAATACTTGGTCTTGGTGCGTTGAGTTTAATCAGAAGAAAAAAATAA
- a CDS encoding sigma-54 dependent transcriptional regulator — protein MEDWRRTAELGGGVNIETGGVSVRRFVGTSNAFQSILETIDIVARRESSIIITGETGTGKEMVARQIHSKSPRADKVFVPVDCTALSGHIFESQLFGHTKGSFTGAINDTLGFFRAANGGTIFLDEIGEIEIELQAKLLRVLQESSVTPVGSTKPFPINVRVLCATNRDLKQMVREGTFRADLYFRLNVIKIEIPSLKERKEDIPILAEYFLEKQARLYREAQKTLSRNAIEVLENYDWPGNVRQLANAMEYAYITSKSNIIDVTAIPTDVVAGDLILAEQDKMFMSFEQLKKKMLIQALQKTNGKKMAAAKLLKIDHRKLSRLVEKFDLTPTWK, from the coding sequence ATGGAGGATTGGAGAAGAACGGCTGAATTGGGTGGTGGTGTAAATATAGAGACCGGTGGGGTGTCTGTACGCCGTTTTGTGGGCACTTCAAATGCATTCCAATCTATTCTTGAGACCATTGATATTGTCGCGCGTCGTGAAAGCTCTATAATTATCACAGGCGAAACGGGAACCGGCAAGGAAATGGTTGCCCGTCAAATTCATTCCAAAAGCCCTCGTGCCGATAAAGTTTTTGTTCCTGTCGATTGCACAGCGTTGAGCGGTCACATTTTTGAGAGTCAGTTGTTCGGTCATACCAAAGGTTCATTCACTGGCGCAATCAATGATACGCTTGGTTTTTTCAGGGCAGCTAATGGTGGTACGATTTTTCTTGATGAAATAGGCGAAATTGAAATAGAACTCCAGGCTAAACTGCTGCGTGTTTTGCAGGAATCGTCTGTTACTCCTGTCGGTTCAACAAAGCCATTTCCCATTAATGTTCGTGTACTCTGTGCTACTAATCGTGATTTAAAGCAAATGGTGCGAGAAGGTACTTTCAGAGCCGATTTATATTTCAGACTCAACGTAATAAAGATAGAGATTCCTTCACTGAAAGAGCGAAAAGAGGATATACCAATTCTGGCGGAGTATTTTCTTGAAAAACAGGCACGACTATACAGAGAAGCGCAGAAGACTCTGTCTCGAAACGCAATAGAAGTGCTTGAAAACTATGATTGGCCCGGCAATGTGCGTCAATTAGCTAATGCGATGGAATACGCCTATATCACGAGTAAATCGAATATAATCGATGTTACGGCTATTCCGACGGATGTTGTAGCAGGCGACCTGATACTTGCCGAGCAGGATAAGATGTTTATGTCATTTGAGCAGTTAAAGAAGAAAATGTTGATACAGGCACTGCAAAAAACAAACGGCAAAAAAATGGCGGCTGCGAAGCTGCTGAAAATAGACCACAGAAAATTATCCCGGCTGGTTGAAAAATTCGACCTGACGCCGACGTGGAAATAA
- a CDS encoding PEP-CTERM sorting domain-containing protein, with protein sequence MKKLICGLFVGLAVLLLPAVVQACLINYSVTITGSDGTNATFSTGEQRVDAGVEYTFDLVQRFDDLSNPDDWVDLDGGSSKIQKLALTINSDPEVGIEFGLRAGSLATTYNILSEVVVFDPIVNPTAYASAGVTLTDRPDAAGAAITGLFYGGKTHQARYNSTSVFANLVSGFSIPERTLTNEENKGTRDFPETILGTVSSIESEFWFTLSARDSASGTSTFVVVPEPATICLMGIAALAFLRKQR encoded by the coding sequence ATGAAGAAATTGATATGTGGGTTGTTCGTTGGGTTGGCGGTTCTGTTACTGCCTGCCGTGGTTCAGGCATGTCTTATAAATTACTCTGTTACTATTACCGGCAGTGATGGTACGAATGCGACGTTCAGCACGGGGGAACAGCGGGTAGATGCCGGTGTTGAGTACACGTTTGATCTTGTCCAGCGATTTGACGATCTGTCAAATCCTGATGATTGGGTAGATCTTGATGGGGGTAGCTCCAAGATTCAGAAACTGGCATTAACAATCAATAGTGACCCTGAAGTAGGTATCGAATTTGGTTTGCGTGCAGGTTCATTGGCGACAACGTACAACATCCTTTCGGAAGTTGTAGTGTTTGACCCGATTGTAAATCCGACAGCTTATGCGTCGGCTGGTGTTACGCTGACAGACCGACCGGATGCTGCAGGGGCAGCAATCACAGGTCTATTTTATGGCGGAAAAACGCATCAGGCAAGGTACAACAGCACATCAGTATTTGCCAATCTGGTCAGTGGTTTTTCGATTCCCGAACGTACTCTGACAAATGAAGAGAATAAAGGCACGAGGGATTTCCCTGAGACTATACTGGGCACGGTTTCAAGCATTGAATCAGAATTCTGGTTTACGCTTTCAGCGAGAGATTCGGCATCTGGTACCAGCACATTTGTAGTTGTTCCAGAGCCGGCGACAATCTGCCTGATGGGGATTGCGGCTTTGGCATTTTTGAGAAAACAGAGATAA
- a CDS encoding helix-turn-helix transcriptional regulator, whose product MESELLIFERDEWQRLAQELALSPRQSDVMYLLLTGKSDKQISKEAGIALPTVRTHFGRLFQKFNVQDRSELILSVFYHYKYHRTTNNK is encoded by the coding sequence ATGGAGTCGGAATTATTAATTTTTGAGCGAGATGAATGGCAGCGGCTTGCCCAAGAACTTGCCTTGTCGCCAAGACAGAGCGATGTTATGTATTTATTGCTGACAGGCAAATCTGATAAGCAAATCTCAAAAGAGGCAGGAATTGCTTTACCAACAGTAAGAACCCACTTCGGACGCCTTTTTCAGAAGTTTAACGTGCAGGATAGGAGCGAATTGATACTTTCCGTATTTTATCATTATAAGTATCACCGCACTACAAATAATAAATAA